A window of the Tropheryma whipplei str. Twist genome harbors these coding sequences:
- the hemQ gene encoding hydrogen peroxide-dependent heme synthase, translating into MLGAHYALFVVYKNCESGVNAGSVAGPLGDYFSSSAVVLRGVYDPSAMSADANLMLWLHSESAVDLQKAFRYLGKVFCNMRVLWSAMGVHRDAEFNKSHVPAFISGEPPKDWLTIYPFVRTPEWYLIPDEERKDMLAEHGDRARAFMSVKPNTLAAFSLGNYEWLLPMESDSLIDLVDLMRALRYTRARRYVLLETPFYTGRRIGIADVQEVLST; encoded by the coding sequence GTGCTCGGAGCTCATTATGCCCTGTTTGTTGTCTACAAAAATTGTGAATCAGGGGTCAATGCGGGATCCGTTGCGGGCCCCCTAGGGGATTATTTCTCTTCTTCTGCCGTTGTTTTACGCGGTGTTTATGACCCGTCTGCCATGTCTGCGGATGCGAACCTTATGCTATGGCTTCACTCGGAGTCAGCGGTGGATCTTCAAAAGGCTTTTAGATATCTCGGAAAAGTTTTTTGTAATATGCGTGTTCTATGGTCTGCGATGGGTGTTCATCGCGACGCGGAGTTTAACAAGTCGCATGTTCCAGCCTTTATATCCGGAGAGCCACCGAAGGACTGGCTGACAATTTATCCATTTGTACGCACCCCGGAATGGTACCTTATTCCAGATGAAGAGAGAAAGGATATGCTTGCCGAGCATGGTGATAGAGCGCGTGCTTTTATGAGTGTTAAGCCAAATACATTAGCAGCTTTTTCTCTTGGTAACTATGAGTGGCTCTTGCCGATGGAGTCCGATAGCTTGATCGATTTGGTTGATCTCATGCGTGCCCTGCGCTATACCCGGGCGCGGCGGTATGTTTTACTGGAAACCCCTTTTTACACGGGGCGGCGTATAGGTATAGCTGATGTCCAGGAAGTTTTATCTACGTGA
- the hemL gene encoding glutamate-1-semialdehyde 2,1-aminomutase: protein MRTNFEWFEEAKRFIPGGVNSPVRAYAAVGGTPRFLAKAQGAYVTDIEGREYVDLVSSWGPLILGHAHPKVIDAVINTAHRGMSYGAPTTLEVELAELVCNRICNAQGIKPVERLRLVSTGTESCMTAIRLARCFTGRDLIVKFSGHYHGHADPFLIDAGSGLVGHPSSGGVPESVAKNTLVVPYNDLAVLEYLFEAYPNQIACIITEACPANMGVIPPDPGFNARVADLGHSHGALIIFDEVITGFRVGSGGFWALETSLASQQPTQAVSEGSVSDSAYSAYVPDLFTFAKVLGGGLPIGAIGGRAEIMDLLSPSGPVYQAGTLSGNPLATAAGLATLRLADSNIYEHMNRVARALINEIQSAFHDAGVPCTVQSAGNLFGISFSAIAPRDFTQATSQEHWRYSNFFHSMLNSGVLLPPSVYEAWFVSAAFDDRAIERVVNALPDAVRAAGSAPARPKGFEPPTF from the coding sequence ATGCGAACGAATTTTGAATGGTTTGAAGAGGCCAAGCGCTTCATTCCTGGGGGGGTGAATTCACCTGTTAGGGCATATGCTGCCGTCGGCGGGACGCCACGTTTTTTAGCCAAGGCCCAGGGTGCATATGTAACGGATATTGAAGGTAGAGAATATGTTGATCTTGTGTCTTCATGGGGTCCGCTTATTCTGGGTCATGCGCACCCCAAGGTGATTGATGCTGTTATAAATACCGCCCATAGGGGCATGTCTTACGGAGCGCCAACCACACTTGAAGTAGAGTTAGCAGAGCTTGTGTGCAATCGCATTTGCAATGCGCAAGGTATCAAGCCGGTTGAACGACTGCGTCTTGTATCAACTGGCACTGAAAGTTGCATGACCGCTATACGACTTGCAAGATGTTTCACAGGTCGTGATCTGATCGTTAAGTTTTCCGGACATTATCACGGACATGCTGACCCATTTTTGATAGATGCTGGAAGTGGTCTTGTGGGTCACCCGTCATCCGGCGGTGTTCCCGAATCTGTTGCAAAAAATACTTTAGTTGTTCCGTACAATGACTTGGCTGTTCTTGAATATTTATTTGAAGCTTATCCCAACCAGATTGCATGCATCATAACAGAAGCTTGCCCTGCCAATATGGGAGTTATTCCGCCCGATCCGGGTTTTAATGCACGTGTTGCTGACCTTGGGCATTCGCACGGTGCTCTTATTATTTTTGATGAAGTCATAACCGGTTTTAGAGTTGGATCTGGTGGGTTTTGGGCCCTTGAAACTTCACTTGCTTCGCAACAGCCCACCCAAGCCGTTTCAGAAGGGTCTGTTAGCGATTCCGCCTACAGTGCATATGTTCCAGACCTTTTTACCTTTGCAAAGGTCCTCGGCGGTGGGCTTCCGATTGGAGCTATTGGTGGCCGAGCTGAAATTATGGATTTACTATCCCCATCAGGTCCCGTGTATCAGGCAGGTACATTGTCTGGTAACCCGCTTGCAACCGCTGCAGGTCTTGCGACTCTACGCCTGGCAGACTCGAATATCTACGAACACATGAATCGGGTAGCACGCGCACTAATAAACGAGATTCAATCTGCTTTTCATGACGCAGGTGTACCATGCACAGTACAGAGCGCGGGTAATTTGTTCGGCATTTCTTTTAGTGCAATCGCGCCACGGGATTTTACTCAGGCAACAAGTCAAGAACACTGGCGATATAGTAACTTTTTTCACTCCATGCTCAACTCGGGTGTTTTATTGCCTCCAAGTGTTTATGAAGCGTGGTTTGTATCTGCCGCATTCGATGACCGTGCTATTGAAAGGGTCGTAAACGCGCTGCCCGATGCCGTCAGGGCTGCAGGCAGCGCCCCCGCGCGCCCGAAGGGATTCGAACCCCCAACCTTCTGA
- the hemC gene encoding hydroxymethylbilane synthase has translation MYPLRIGTRSSLLATAQTAQVQKTMRDVFLLDTQQVLIQTGSVRRRDGSFVAALRTALLEGECDLAVHSLKDIPIAPHEGTLITAVLPREDPCDVLCARKDLTLTTLPSGAKVGTASARRRAQILNFRPDLDVVSLRGNIDKRLIHLDTLDAIVLSAAGLKRIDREDAITESFDIHDWPTAAGQGSLAIEVCRAQLDDPQNRVAVTYRLDNPMARVTTTAERGVLSLLQADCFSPIAVHAVYTANDKSLGLHAKVFSRDGKIFCESIRFARLVKQLTDTNQNHTKNSGSDDIGNALEVAMTLAKTVVDELLSKNAREILKQ, from the coding sequence ATGTATCCGTTACGCATTGGCACGCGTTCGAGCCTTCTTGCGACCGCACAGACGGCACAGGTACAAAAAACTATGCGCGATGTATTTTTGCTTGATACGCAACAGGTTCTGATACAGACTGGGTCGGTGCGCCGTCGTGATGGGTCTTTTGTTGCCGCCCTGCGGACTGCTCTTTTAGAAGGTGAGTGTGACCTGGCGGTTCATTCTCTAAAAGATATTCCGATTGCACCGCATGAAGGGACGCTTATAACAGCTGTTTTGCCGCGTGAAGACCCCTGTGATGTGCTGTGCGCCAGGAAAGACCTAACGCTAACAACTCTTCCGTCTGGGGCAAAAGTAGGCACAGCATCAGCACGTCGTCGTGCTCAGATTCTGAATTTTCGTCCCGATTTGGATGTTGTAAGTCTTCGAGGAAATATAGATAAGCGCCTTATACATCTTGATACTTTGGATGCCATTGTTTTATCTGCTGCGGGTCTCAAACGGATTGACCGGGAGGATGCAATTACAGAATCATTCGACATACACGATTGGCCGACAGCTGCTGGTCAGGGCAGCCTCGCTATCGAAGTATGCAGAGCGCAGTTGGACGACCCGCAAAACCGCGTCGCGGTGACCTACCGGCTTGATAACCCAATGGCACGTGTCACAACTACGGCCGAGCGAGGTGTTCTGTCTCTTTTACAGGCTGACTGCTTTTCACCTATTGCCGTTCACGCAGTTTATACGGCAAATGATAAATCCTTAGGATTACATGCAAAGGTTTTTTCTCGCGACGGGAAAATTTTCTGTGAAAGTATCCGTTTTGCAAGGCTTGTAAAGCAATTGACCGATACAAATCAAAATCACACAAAAAATTCTGGCAGTGATGATATTGGTAATGCTTTAGAAGTTGCAATGACTCTTGCAAAGACCGTTGTTGACGAACTTTTGTCAAAAAATGCACGAGAAATCTTGAAACAATGA
- a CDS encoding o-succinylbenzoate synthase gives MDYPSIDTLLESAHIVTLPMKYPFMGLSERQAVLFEGPNSWAEYSPFMGCNDTRMWLASAIEYGWGNTNVLSVPNLDLDNTNFASRSKYGYIANPQTSNKDHSDNKRFYTQTKNHREIPVNAILPDIPASKMSEILGKDLQGCKCVKIKVGKHFQDRDIHRIRAVLDFMGADTMLRLDANCKWNVSETLNNLDVLEDNDLLENVSYIEQPCRTTRELITLKQKMDTRGYVTKIAIDESLRDLLLHWQKNRKWSNNSGITYTTELRETLSACDMLVLKLQPMGGMRAVADLLESIKNNIKVNVGYTVSSSLETSLGIEMGLALALNLPNITLPVGLATAGLLDADITDDPLLPNKGYITPRKIEVNKKLLNRYAADKRHVVWWHRRIRAAHRALFQDLSD, from the coding sequence ATGGATTATCCGTCAATCGACACCCTCTTAGAATCTGCCCATATTGTTACTCTGCCCATGAAGTACCCTTTCATGGGGCTTAGCGAACGTCAAGCTGTTCTGTTTGAAGGACCCAATTCTTGGGCCGAGTACTCCCCGTTCATGGGGTGCAATGATACAAGGATGTGGCTTGCGTCTGCAATTGAATATGGCTGGGGTAACACCAATGTGCTTTCTGTGCCAAATCTAGATTTGGACAACACTAATTTTGCGAGTAGATCAAAATACGGGTACATAGCAAATCCTCAAACGAGTAATAAGGACCATTCTGACAACAAACGGTTTTACACACAGACCAAAAACCACCGAGAGATCCCCGTTAACGCAATCCTTCCAGATATTCCTGCGAGTAAGATGTCAGAGATTCTCGGCAAAGATCTGCAGGGGTGCAAATGCGTAAAAATAAAGGTCGGAAAGCATTTTCAAGATCGAGATATTCACAGAATACGTGCGGTCCTAGATTTTATGGGAGCGGATACAATGCTCAGGCTGGACGCAAATTGCAAATGGAATGTTTCAGAAACGCTCAACAATCTGGATGTACTAGAAGATAATGACCTTCTTGAAAATGTGTCCTACATCGAACAACCGTGCAGAACTACACGGGAGCTTATTACACTTAAGCAGAAGATGGATACCCGTGGATATGTAACTAAAATTGCGATCGATGAAAGCCTTAGAGATCTGCTATTGCATTGGCAGAAAAATCGTAAATGGAGCAACAACTCGGGTATAACATACACAACAGAGCTTCGCGAAACCCTATCAGCGTGTGACATGCTGGTTTTGAAGTTACAACCCATGGGTGGAATGCGCGCGGTGGCGGATTTACTCGAGAGTATAAAAAACAATATCAAGGTGAATGTTGGATATACCGTATCATCATCCTTGGAAACTTCGCTCGGTATAGAAATGGGCCTAGCTCTTGCTCTCAATTTGCCAAATATTACCCTGCCAGTAGGACTTGCAACCGCAGGTCTGTTGGATGCTGACATAACAGATGACCCACTTTTGCCAAACAAAGGGTACATAACCCCAAGAAAGATTGAGGTAAACAAAAAACTCCTTAACAGGTACGCGGCCGATAAAAGGCACGTGGTATGGTGGCATCGACGAATTAGGGCAGCCCATAGAGCCCTTTTTCAGGATCTTTCCGACTGA
- the hemE gene encoding uroporphyrinogen decarboxylase codes for MTGASGVEGTRIPLHSLSCRPSAGRSAGSFVNTGIMEAFRGTRPGCLPVWFMRQAGRSLPEYRAVRGTNTLLEACLNPDLACEITLQPVRRYSVDAAILFSDIVVPLKLAGVGVDILPGTGPVLNNPIDTPDRVNTLLAKTADSIDFGIIAEITRHTVSVLNGIPLIGFAGAPYTLACYMVEGGPSKTHMKARAMMHGDKKTWQKVMMLAARLSGQFLAAQITSGAQAVQIFDSWAGSLSRKDYVDNVAPFSKMTIDLACGIDGNSDLSKTGKSLWPRVPVLHFAANAGHLLTAIRDIGVSVMSVDYTKPLDEASELLDDSMPLQGNIDPAMLFAPWEVLKRHVLDIVQRASRAPSHVLNLGHGVPPDASCDQLARIVDLAHSMV; via the coding sequence GTGACTGGTGCTTCAGGAGTTGAGGGCACACGCATTCCCTTACACAGCTTGTCTTGCAGGCCGAGTGCCGGTCGGTCTGCAGGTTCGTTTGTTAACACAGGCATTATGGAGGCATTCAGGGGCACACGCCCGGGGTGTTTGCCTGTTTGGTTCATGCGTCAAGCCGGGCGCTCTCTGCCAGAGTATAGGGCTGTAAGAGGCACAAATACTCTGCTCGAGGCGTGCTTAAATCCGGATCTCGCGTGTGAAATTACTTTGCAGCCAGTCCGGCGCTATTCTGTTGATGCGGCGATACTATTCAGCGATATCGTTGTCCCCCTGAAATTGGCGGGTGTCGGAGTTGACATATTACCCGGAACTGGACCGGTTCTGAATAACCCAATCGATACTCCAGACAGGGTTAACACATTGCTGGCAAAAACCGCAGATTCAATTGACTTTGGGATTATCGCGGAAATAACCAGACATACCGTATCTGTGCTAAATGGGATCCCACTAATTGGATTTGCTGGGGCACCCTACACACTCGCGTGTTATATGGTTGAGGGCGGGCCATCTAAAACCCATATGAAGGCGCGTGCAATGATGCACGGTGACAAGAAAACTTGGCAAAAGGTTATGATGCTTGCCGCCCGTCTTTCCGGGCAATTTTTGGCTGCGCAAATTACATCTGGCGCACAAGCGGTGCAGATTTTTGACTCATGGGCAGGTTCACTTTCGCGGAAGGATTACGTAGATAACGTTGCACCGTTCTCAAAAATGACAATCGATCTCGCGTGTGGAATCGATGGTAATTCTGACTTGTCCAAAACGGGCAAGTCACTCTGGCCCAGAGTGCCAGTACTTCATTTTGCAGCAAATGCGGGTCATCTTTTAACCGCTATACGTGATATTGGGGTTAGCGTGATGAGTGTTGACTACACAAAGCCGCTCGATGAGGCTAGCGAACTGCTCGATGATTCCATGCCCTTACAAGGTAATATCGATCCGGCAATGCTGTTCGCCCCGTGGGAAGTTTTGAAGCGACACGTCCTGGATATCGTGCAGCGTGCATCTCGCGCACCGTCACACGTTCTAAATCTCGGCCACGGGGTGCCCCCTGATGCATCGTGTGATCAGCTTGCCAGGATTGTTGATCTGGCGCACAGTATGGTCTAA
- the hemB gene encoding porphobilinogen synthase → MFQKIRTRRLRLSEAMRRLASEHVLVPHKLVLPIFVGEGLQPRPIPSMPGVVQHSIDSFKRELQKAACAKLGGVMLFGIPDSRSEGAEDAFRPDGILNKACSIAVREVGDSLLIQTDLCLDEFTQHGHCGVVSKDGSIDNDATLEMYAEMALAQAAAGSQMLGLSGCMDGQTGFVREVLDSNGNHDVSLVAYSAKYASALYGPFRHATNSPFSGSRKTYQLNPANLREAIRKIEVDISEGADALIVKPAGYYLDVLRCASEISRIPVMAYQVSGEYAMIKSAAAWTDTKQLVIESLLSIHRAGADAILTYWALDAASWLSETF, encoded by the coding sequence ATGTTTCAAAAAATACGCACTCGGCGTCTTCGTCTTTCGGAAGCAATGCGTAGATTGGCTTCTGAACATGTTTTGGTCCCCCATAAACTGGTTCTGCCCATCTTTGTCGGTGAAGGCCTTCAGCCACGACCGATTCCGTCAATGCCCGGGGTTGTGCAACACAGCATTGACAGCTTCAAGCGTGAGCTTCAAAAAGCCGCTTGTGCAAAGCTTGGGGGGGTTATGCTGTTTGGCATTCCTGATTCTAGATCCGAAGGGGCTGAGGATGCATTCAGGCCGGACGGTATTCTGAATAAGGCTTGCAGTATTGCAGTCCGTGAGGTTGGAGACTCACTTCTCATACAAACTGATTTGTGCCTTGATGAGTTCACACAGCATGGACATTGCGGCGTTGTCAGCAAAGATGGATCTATTGATAATGATGCAACATTAGAAATGTACGCTGAGATGGCACTTGCGCAGGCGGCTGCGGGTTCACAAATGCTCGGGTTATCTGGATGTATGGATGGGCAAACGGGGTTTGTTCGCGAAGTGCTTGATAGTAACGGAAATCACGATGTTTCTCTCGTTGCCTACTCTGCTAAGTATGCATCGGCTCTGTATGGTCCATTTAGGCATGCAACAAACTCACCCTTTTCTGGGAGTCGTAAAACATACCAATTGAATCCTGCCAATTTACGAGAGGCCATTAGAAAAATAGAAGTTGACATTTCTGAGGGCGCAGATGCATTGATCGTGAAACCTGCAGGGTACTATTTGGATGTCTTACGTTGCGCTTCGGAAATAAGTCGTATTCCTGTTATGGCGTATCAGGTGTCTGGTGAATATGCAATGATAAAGTCTGCAGCAGCTTGGACTGATACAAAGCAGCTTGTTATAGAAAGTCTCTTGTCTATACACCGCGCGGGTGCCGATGCAATTCTTACGTACTGGGCGCTGGATGCTGCGTCATGGCTGTCAGAGACTTTCTAA
- a CDS encoding LCP family protein gives MSKKPSLPGKLFRVFIVFFCFLLLVSVGIAAYVYVDLSRAIKRNEAVDLGGRKLPEDYKGAFNVLIVGSDSGGGDPRYKRGGENLADVTILVHVSADRTHAEAVSIPRDTIVDIPQCTGANGTSLAAQKKVRFNSSLFRGGLGCTVKTAELLTGLNIEYAALLQFNSVIGITETIGGVPVCLKGPIKDKYTGLDLPAGLHNISGQTALAFLRSRHSIGDGSDLSRIRSQQGFLSSMLRKIRKINFVAEPLKAYSIFRTILSNTTLSTSLNSLEKLGGMLLATLKVKPGNFVFLRYPTRVVGNVVYPVLQQAKALNEALLEDRPITLLGGKNNRLGVEITTPSAISETPSSPTKQTESIPATTSPIGVEIQSIGQTGEDESCVVPYGE, from the coding sequence GTGTCAAAAAAGCCCAGCCTTCCCGGAAAGCTTTTTCGGGTTTTTATAGTTTTTTTCTGTTTTCTGCTTTTGGTTTCAGTAGGTATCGCAGCGTATGTTTATGTCGATCTCAGTCGCGCGATAAAGCGTAATGAGGCCGTTGATCTTGGAGGCCGGAAGCTTCCGGAGGACTATAAAGGTGCCTTTAATGTCCTCATAGTCGGGAGTGACTCGGGCGGTGGGGATCCCAGGTACAAGCGTGGAGGGGAGAATCTCGCCGATGTCACAATTCTTGTGCATGTCAGCGCCGATCGGACGCATGCAGAAGCTGTGAGTATCCCCCGCGATACGATAGTCGATATCCCGCAATGTACGGGCGCCAACGGGACGTCGCTAGCAGCGCAGAAGAAGGTACGTTTTAACAGCTCATTGTTTCGTGGGGGACTTGGCTGTACGGTCAAAACTGCGGAACTGCTTACAGGGTTGAATATAGAATACGCGGCGCTCTTGCAATTCAATAGTGTTATTGGCATAACCGAGACAATTGGCGGTGTGCCTGTTTGTCTAAAAGGTCCGATTAAAGATAAATATACAGGGCTTGATCTCCCTGCAGGGCTGCACAATATCTCAGGCCAAACAGCATTAGCGTTTTTGCGGTCACGTCACTCTATTGGTGATGGTAGCGATCTTTCACGTATACGCAGTCAACAGGGGTTTTTGTCTTCTATGCTTCGCAAGATACGCAAGATAAATTTCGTAGCAGAACCATTGAAAGCGTATTCAATATTCCGCACAATTCTCTCCAATACGACATTATCCACCTCGCTAAACAGCCTTGAAAAGCTGGGCGGTATGTTGCTTGCAACACTGAAAGTCAAGCCAGGTAATTTTGTATTCCTTCGTTATCCAACTAGGGTCGTGGGTAATGTGGTCTACCCGGTTTTGCAACAAGCAAAGGCTCTCAATGAGGCACTTTTGGAAGACAGGCCGATAACACTCCTTGGAGGTAAGAATAATCGCTTGGGTGTTGAGATAACCACTCCATCTGCAATTTCTGAAACACCGTCGTCACCCACCAAGCAGACTGAATCTATCCCTGCAACAACCTCTCCAATCGGGGTAGAAATACAAAGTATTGGCCAGACTGGTGAGGATGAAAGCTGCGTCGTTCCCTACGGGGAATAG
- a CDS encoding uroporphyrinogen-III synthase, translating into MLKVRGVTSVVHPVIDCVPVMGYENELQKIPFFDWLIVTSSTTAGLLNTPIPQSVKVAAVGRETAESLIRAGHRVSLCPENDFSSDGLASAIQAHLNFPRRTCDSVISQRILILTSDLSEGFLKSALERMGHKVTVLVIYKTVILDIPPMPQLDNITAAFVTSGSIAQGIAKTGLFFDLPLVCIGHKTAEICQRSGLRVASIARTKNKEGLVQALFELS; encoded by the coding sequence ATGCTCAAAGTCCGGGGGGTAACGAGTGTTGTACATCCCGTGATTGATTGTGTGCCAGTAATGGGCTATGAAAATGAACTCCAGAAAATTCCATTTTTTGACTGGCTTATTGTGACAAGTTCGACTACTGCAGGATTGCTCAATACCCCTATTCCTCAGTCCGTCAAGGTGGCTGCAGTTGGGAGGGAAACTGCCGAGTCTCTGATCCGTGCTGGGCACAGAGTTTCTTTGTGCCCCGAAAATGATTTTAGTTCAGATGGGCTTGCAAGCGCCATACAGGCCCATCTGAATTTTCCGCGCAGAACGTGTGACAGTGTCATTTCGCAGCGTATTCTGATTCTGACATCGGATCTTTCTGAAGGTTTCCTAAAAAGTGCACTCGAGCGTATGGGACATAAAGTAACAGTTCTGGTTATATATAAAACAGTTATCTTGGATATTCCGCCAATGCCGCAGTTAGACAACATCACTGCAGCGTTTGTGACAAGTGGAAGTATCGCGCAGGGCATAGCCAAAACAGGCCTGTTTTTTGATTTGCCACTTGTGTGTATAGGTCACAAGACAGCCGAAATTTGTCAACGCAGCGGGCTGCGAGTTGCTTCAATTGCAAGGACTAAGAATAAAGAGGGTCTTGTACAGGCGCTTTTTGAACTGAGTTAG
- a CDS encoding ferrochelatase yields MIRRSAVSRVVAEGSAIASDSGFALGASQYDAVVLLSFGGPEGPEDVVPFLKKVTSGRGVPDERLYEVAEHYNHFSGISPINDCNRRLRGALEKELFSRGIRIPVLWANRNWQPQLEEVLREAYDRGFRAFLTLFTSAYSCYSSCRQYREDIAHAVERAGLSGRIIVDKLRQFFDHPGFVLPFIEGIQDCLEQVKERGFKVSRTAILFSTHSIPELDAAFSGPEDAHFGKYGAYVSQHKAVVEVIMSRLRVTDPDLQNYQLVYQSRSGDPSTPWLEPDINDAIRVLRGCEAVLIVPLGFISDHMEVLWDLDNESMQTARECGLFAIRTPTPGTHPLYISGMVDLIVERLEGVPRSARPAMTDLGPWFDVCQPGCCKNSRSGFKPAYGGVAP; encoded by the coding sequence GTGATACGCCGTAGCGCAGTGTCACGTGTCGTTGCTGAGGGTTCGGCTATTGCCTCGGATTCTGGGTTCGCACTCGGTGCTTCGCAATACGATGCGGTTGTTCTTCTAAGTTTTGGCGGCCCAGAAGGTCCAGAAGATGTTGTCCCTTTCCTGAAAAAGGTGACAAGCGGTAGAGGTGTGCCAGATGAGCGCCTCTACGAGGTCGCAGAGCATTACAATCATTTTTCTGGCATAAGTCCAATAAATGATTGTAATAGGCGACTGAGGGGTGCATTAGAAAAAGAGCTCTTTAGCAGGGGGATTAGAATTCCTGTGCTGTGGGCCAACCGTAATTGGCAACCGCAACTGGAAGAAGTGCTGCGAGAAGCTTATGACAGGGGCTTTCGGGCTTTTTTGACACTTTTCACAAGTGCCTATAGTTGTTACTCGAGCTGTCGACAGTACAGAGAAGATATTGCCCATGCGGTAGAACGTGCTGGGCTTTCCGGAAGGATTATTGTGGACAAGCTACGGCAGTTCTTTGATCACCCGGGGTTTGTTTTACCATTTATCGAAGGGATTCAAGATTGCCTGGAACAGGTTAAAGAGAGAGGATTCAAGGTCTCGCGTACGGCAATTCTTTTTAGCACTCATTCGATCCCCGAATTGGATGCTGCATTTTCGGGTCCTGAAGATGCGCATTTCGGAAAGTATGGTGCATATGTTTCGCAGCACAAGGCTGTTGTTGAGGTTATTATGTCAAGACTGCGTGTAACTGACCCGGACTTGCAAAATTATCAGTTGGTCTATCAGTCGCGCAGTGGGGATCCAAGCACTCCTTGGCTTGAGCCTGATATCAATGATGCAATCAGGGTTTTGAGGGGTTGCGAAGCTGTTCTTATTGTTCCTCTTGGTTTTATCAGTGATCATATGGAAGTATTGTGGGATCTTGATAATGAGTCCATGCAGACCGCCCGGGAATGTGGGTTATTTGCTATTAGAACCCCCACTCCGGGGACTCACCCCCTGTATATTTCGGGTATGGTTGATCTCATTGTAGAAAGACTTGAAGGAGTGCCGAGGAGCGCTCGCCCGGCCATGACGGACCTTGGGCCTTGGTTCGATGTCTGCCAACCGGGGTGCTGCAAAAACAGTCGCTCCGGGTTCAAGCCAGCGTACGGCGGTGTAGCGCCCTAG
- a CDS encoding glutamyl-tRNA reductase: MLLCVSANHKKTSFTVLEQLARVSPDFASELVEAEDIDGAAILSTCNRFEVYIDAIQKGDQDDVCKTGLLVQNRIGELCNISPSTIIEQTSFLAGCEVSRHLFSVATGLESMIIGETEIAGQVKRALTYAQKCRTTSPELERLFQRASAVNRHIRQSTKINEVGQSLVSLSLDLASSRIGDWSGVRAIIVGTGKYASKALALLKERGVVDISVYSPSGHVNNICNTEGVRNIFNLQTALSGCDLVVGCSSVDKPVITKQDIETAQASGSRTSRVRPVGRPSTDLTAIEASNRSRHVLIDLGLPRNFDPAISDLPTADLIDLDMLRVHAPFDNLAAEKMAHELAIESSSQFVNDCKQHEATPVIVSFRNYLESLTQTSLRRTDNCKHAQHALKHFVNSLIHIPLTRCKQLAANGESHKFAESMEILFDVKTDCTEGTQYQSSCGKSFD, encoded by the coding sequence GTGCTTTTATGTGTCAGCGCCAATCACAAGAAGACTAGCTTTACTGTGCTCGAGCAGCTTGCACGCGTTAGTCCCGACTTTGCTTCAGAGCTTGTAGAAGCAGAGGATATCGATGGAGCCGCAATTTTGTCGACCTGTAACAGGTTCGAGGTTTATATTGATGCGATACAGAAAGGTGACCAGGATGATGTGTGCAAAACAGGCCTCCTTGTGCAAAACCGCATAGGTGAGCTCTGCAATATATCGCCGTCAACTATAATCGAGCAAACATCTTTTCTGGCGGGTTGTGAGGTCTCCAGGCATTTGTTTTCTGTAGCGACCGGTCTTGAATCAATGATAATTGGTGAGACAGAGATAGCAGGTCAGGTAAAGAGGGCTTTGACCTACGCACAAAAATGCAGGACAACTTCGCCCGAGCTCGAGCGGTTATTTCAGAGAGCGTCTGCTGTTAACAGACATATAAGACAATCGACAAAGATAAATGAGGTTGGGCAGTCGCTTGTAAGTCTTTCTCTGGACCTCGCAAGCAGTAGGATAGGCGACTGGTCTGGGGTGAGGGCAATAATTGTTGGAACTGGTAAATATGCATCAAAGGCGCTTGCCCTGCTAAAAGAGCGTGGCGTTGTTGATATAAGCGTTTATTCCCCGTCTGGGCATGTAAATAATATCTGCAATACGGAGGGTGTTAGAAATATATTCAACCTCCAAACTGCCCTTTCTGGCTGTGACCTTGTTGTGGGCTGTTCCTCGGTTGATAAACCCGTCATAACAAAGCAAGATATCGAAACGGCACAGGCAAGCGGTTCACGAACGTCACGCGTAAGGCCTGTCGGACGCCCCTCAACAGACCTTACGGCAATTGAAGCGTCAAACCGCTCACGACATGTCTTGATAGATCTTGGATTACCACGGAATTTCGATCCTGCCATTTCAGACCTTCCGACCGCTGATCTAATTGATCTTGATATGCTAAGAGTTCACGCTCCATTCGACAATTTGGCCGCGGAAAAAATGGCCCACGAGCTTGCAATCGAGAGCTCAAGTCAGTTTGTAAACGACTGCAAGCAGCACGAGGCCACCCCGGTGATCGTATCTTTTCGTAATTACCTCGAGAGTCTTACCCAAACATCTTTACGCAGAACTGATAATTGTAAACACGCCCAACATGCCCTCAAGCATTTTGTAAATTCGCTGATTCATATACCCCTGACGCGCTGTAAGCAGCTTGCTGCAAATGGGGAGTCACACAAATTTGCCGAGTCTATGGAAATACTGTTTGATGTAAAGACAGATTGTACGGAAGGCACACAATATCAATCATCCTGCGGGAAATCTTTCGATTGA